In a single window of the Streptomyces sp. 846.5 genome:
- a CDS encoding aldehyde dehydrogenase family protein: MTATQGIEPRTYRTETAAEVVGRLRATFNTGVTRPLDWRVSQLQRLRALLVENEQELLDALWADLRKNAAEAKTQEIDFTVGDIDETLANLEDWLKPRPVEVPAHFGGPHTTAYTTYDPLGVVLVIAPWNFPLHLLIDPIIGALAAGNTVVAKPSEMAVHTSAVASRLLRQYFDADVVAVVEGGAEETTELLAQRFDHIFYTGNGTVGRIVMAAAAQNLTPVTLELGGKSPVFVAPDADVDESAKRLVGAKFGNAGQQCIAPDYVLADPATAAALVPALRAAVQAQFGTTPQTAAGFGRIINERHFDRLTALLDSGRAAVGGQHDRDDLFIAPTVLTDVDPASPVMQQEIFGPILAVVEVEDLDAAIAFINERDKPLALYAFTTSEDIKSRLVNETSSGGVAWGQPVMQLLMPGLPFGGVGESGMGRYHGRYSLETFSHLKGVADVPLS, from the coding sequence ATGACCGCAACACAGGGGATCGAGCCGAGGACGTACCGGACGGAAACGGCGGCGGAGGTGGTCGGCCGCCTGCGTGCGACGTTCAACACCGGCGTCACCCGCCCACTGGACTGGCGTGTCAGCCAGCTGCAGCGGCTGCGGGCGCTGCTGGTCGAGAACGAGCAGGAGCTGCTCGATGCGCTCTGGGCGGATCTGCGGAAGAACGCCGCCGAGGCCAAGACGCAGGAGATCGACTTCACCGTCGGTGACATCGACGAGACGCTGGCGAATCTCGAGGACTGGCTCAAGCCCCGCCCGGTGGAGGTTCCCGCCCACTTCGGTGGTCCCCACACCACCGCCTACACCACGTACGACCCGCTCGGCGTCGTCCTGGTGATCGCCCCGTGGAACTTCCCGCTGCACCTTCTCATCGACCCGATCATCGGCGCGCTGGCCGCCGGGAACACCGTGGTGGCCAAGCCGAGTGAGATGGCGGTCCACACCTCGGCGGTGGCTTCACGCCTGCTGCGACAGTACTTCGACGCCGACGTGGTCGCCGTGGTCGAGGGAGGCGCCGAGGAGACGACGGAACTCCTGGCCCAGCGTTTCGACCACATCTTCTACACCGGCAACGGCACGGTGGGCCGGATCGTCATGGCCGCAGCAGCCCAGAACCTCACCCCGGTCACCCTGGAACTCGGGGGCAAGTCGCCGGTCTTCGTGGCGCCCGACGCCGACGTGGACGAGTCCGCCAAGCGGCTGGTCGGTGCCAAGTTCGGCAACGCGGGGCAGCAGTGCATAGCCCCGGACTACGTTCTGGCCGATCCTGCCACCGCCGCCGCGCTGGTTCCCGCCCTGCGCGCGGCGGTCCAAGCCCAGTTCGGTACCACTCCGCAGACCGCAGCCGGCTTCGGCCGGATCATCAACGAGCGGCATTTCGACCGCCTCACCGCTCTGCTGGACTCCGGCCGGGCAGCGGTGGGCGGCCAGCACGACCGCGACGACCTGTTCATCGCACCGACCGTGCTCACCGATGTCGACCCCGCCTCACCGGTCATGCAGCAGGAGATCTTCGGTCCGATCCTCGCCGTCGTCGAGGTCGAAGACCTCGATGCCGCGATCGCCTTCATCAACGAGCGCGACAAGCCCCTCGCCCTCTACGCCTTCACCACCTCCGAGGACATCAAGTCGCGCCTCGTGAACGAGACCTCCTCCGGCGGCGTCGCCTGGGGCCAGCCCGTGATGCAACTGCTCATGCCGGGCCTGCCTTTCGGTGGCGTCGGCGAAAGCGGCATGGGCCGCTACCACGGCCGGTACTCCCTCGAGACGTTCAGCCACCTCAAGGGTGTCGCAGACGTCCCGCTCAGCTAG
- a CDS encoding DUF2252 domain-containing protein: MQEPLNTRKSVPWLSPDERAARGRAARKRAPRSSHEEFDPSHDRPDPIDVIERQSATRVQELVPIRYARMTESPFRFYRGAAAIMAGDLAATPSSGLYAQLCGDAHMLNFRLFASPERNLLFDINDFDETLPGPWEWDVKRLATSLVIACRANGYADRERADIVLATVRSYREAMRAFAGMPNLEVWYARADADVLQAVAAGELRKRGRKRLTRSLAQARTRDNLQAFDKLTELVDGERRITSDPPLVTPLAELLGDEDDRAGLQDAISDLIQRYGRTLPSDRQHLLREFAVVDMARKVVGVGSVGTRCWIILLLGRDGEDPLFLQAKEADESVLAPFAGASAYATQGERVVAGQRLMQAASDIFLGWERLEGIDGRQRDFYVRQLRDWKGIAAPELMVPQGMELFGRLCGATLARAHARSGDRIAIAAYLGLSDVFDQALARFAESYADQNERDHQALLDAVASGRVTADQP; this comes from the coding sequence ATGCAGGAGCCACTGAACACCAGGAAGTCCGTGCCGTGGCTCTCGCCCGATGAGCGGGCCGCGCGGGGCAGGGCGGCACGTAAGCGGGCTCCTCGGTCGAGCCATGAGGAGTTCGACCCCTCCCACGACCGGCCGGACCCGATCGACGTCATCGAGCGGCAGTCGGCCACGCGGGTGCAGGAGCTGGTGCCGATCCGGTACGCACGGATGACGGAGTCGCCATTCCGCTTCTACCGGGGCGCCGCCGCCATCATGGCGGGCGACCTGGCCGCCACTCCCAGCTCCGGCCTGTACGCCCAACTCTGCGGCGACGCCCACATGCTGAACTTCCGGCTGTTTGCCTCGCCGGAACGCAACCTGCTCTTCGACATCAACGACTTCGACGAGACACTGCCCGGCCCCTGGGAATGGGACGTGAAGCGCCTGGCCACCAGCCTGGTCATCGCCTGCCGCGCCAACGGCTACGCGGACCGTGAGCGCGCCGACATCGTCCTGGCCACCGTCCGCTCCTACCGCGAAGCGATGCGTGCCTTCGCCGGGATGCCCAACCTGGAGGTCTGGTACGCCCGCGCCGACGCCGACGTGCTGCAGGCCGTGGCCGCCGGCGAACTGCGGAAGCGCGGACGCAAGCGCCTGACCCGGAGTCTGGCGCAGGCCCGCACCCGGGACAACCTGCAGGCATTCGACAAGCTCACCGAACTGGTCGACGGCGAACGGCGGATCACCTCCGACCCGCCCCTGGTCACGCCCCTGGCCGAACTGCTCGGGGACGAAGACGACCGAGCCGGTCTCCAGGACGCCATCAGCGACCTGATCCAGCGCTACGGACGCACCCTGCCGTCCGACCGGCAGCACCTGCTCAGGGAGTTCGCCGTGGTCGACATGGCCCGCAAGGTGGTGGGCGTCGGCAGCGTCGGGACCCGCTGCTGGATCATCCTGCTGCTCGGCCGCGACGGCGAGGACCCGCTGTTCCTGCAGGCCAAGGAGGCCGACGAGTCGGTCCTGGCCCCGTTCGCAGGGGCGAGCGCGTACGCCACCCAGGGCGAGCGCGTCGTCGCGGGCCAGCGCCTGATGCAGGCCGCCAGCGACATCTTCCTCGGCTGGGAACGGCTGGAAGGCATCGACGGTCGCCAACGCGATTTCTACGTACGCCAGTTGCGCGACTGGAAGGGCATCGCCGCACCCGAGCTGATGGTCCCCCAGGGGATGGAACTGTTCGGCCGTCTCTGCGGAGCGACGCTGGCCCGCGCCCACGCGCGGTCCGGCGACCGGATCGCCATTGCCGCCTACCTCGGCCTCAGCGACGTCTTCGACCAGGCCCTGGCACGGTTCGCGGAGAGCTACGCGGACCAGAACGAACGGGACCACCAGGCCCTCCTGGACGCCGTCGCCTCCGGCCGGGTCACCGCCGACCAGCCGTGA
- a CDS encoding SDR family NAD(P)-dependent oxidoreductase, with amino-acid sequence MAKTWFITGSSRGFGREWADAALERGDHVVATARDVGQLTPLVERYGDAVLPVRLDVTDRAAVHAAVQRAHSHFGSLDIAVNNAGYGHFGMVEEIDEDELRAQMETNFFGAVWVTQAVLPLMRAQRSGRILQVTSEGGVRAFPGIGAYHASKWALEGLSESLAQEVAAFGIHITNIEPGPYATDWLARGARHSKRHPDYTEVHAATAQDFEVGDPRATRDAILRIVDADQPPLRIFLGKSLTDVAVLYEERLHTWRQWQPVSLAAFG; translated from the coding sequence ATGGCGAAGACGTGGTTCATCACGGGCAGTTCGAGGGGATTCGGCCGCGAGTGGGCGGACGCCGCGCTCGAACGCGGCGATCACGTCGTGGCGACGGCTCGGGACGTCGGCCAGCTAACCCCTTTGGTCGAGCGGTACGGGGATGCGGTATTGCCGGTCCGGCTCGACGTCACCGACCGTGCCGCGGTGCATGCGGCCGTGCAGCGTGCCCACTCGCATTTCGGTTCGCTGGACATCGCAGTCAACAATGCCGGCTACGGGCATTTCGGCATGGTCGAGGAGATTGACGAGGACGAACTCCGGGCTCAGATGGAGACCAACTTCTTCGGCGCAGTATGGGTCACGCAGGCCGTCCTGCCTCTCATGCGGGCCCAACGGTCGGGAAGGATCCTGCAGGTGACCAGCGAGGGCGGCGTACGTGCCTTCCCCGGCATCGGTGCGTACCACGCCTCCAAATGGGCGCTCGAGGGGTTGTCAGAGTCCCTGGCGCAAGAAGTGGCAGCCTTCGGCATCCACATCACCAACATCGAGCCCGGCCCCTACGCCACCGACTGGCTGGCCCGCGGGGCACGGCACAGTAAGCGGCATCCGGACTACACCGAAGTACACGCGGCCACTGCACAGGATTTCGAGGTCGGCGACCCGCGCGCCACCCGCGACGCGATCCTTCGGATCGTCGACGCGGACCAGCCCCCGCTGCGGATCTTCCTCGGCAAGTCCCTCACCGACGTCGCCGTTCTCTACGAGGAGCGTCTGCACACCTGGCGCCAGTGGCAGCCGGTCTCCCTGGCCGCCTTCGGTTGA
- a CDS encoding SDR family NAD(P)-dependent oxidoreductase, which produces MTITFITGANKGLGRETARRLIECGHTVLVGARNREQGEETAAALGARYVPIDVTDDASVAAAAANVAAHEGRIDVLINNAGVHGPVGDPSDLNAADARAVLDVNVIGVVRTTTAFLPLLRRSDDPVIVNVSSGMGSLALTHDPGRPESRVIAPLYTSSKAALTMLTTQYAKGLKGVRVNAADPGYTATDLNGHSGPQTVTEGTDAIVALATEEPGAGTGRFVSRHGEIAWS; this is translated from the coding sequence ATGACGATCACCTTCATCACCGGAGCCAACAAGGGGCTCGGCCGCGAGACCGCCCGCCGCCTGATCGAGTGCGGCCATACTGTGCTCGTCGGAGCCCGCAACCGCGAGCAGGGCGAGGAGACCGCCGCCGCGCTCGGCGCACGCTACGTCCCGATCGACGTGACCGACGACGCGTCCGTGGCCGCCGCGGCCGCGAACGTCGCCGCACACGAGGGCAGGATCGACGTCCTGATCAACAACGCCGGTGTGCACGGCCCCGTCGGCGATCCCAGCGACCTCAACGCCGCTGACGCCCGCGCCGTCCTCGACGTCAACGTCATCGGCGTCGTCCGCACCACCACTGCGTTCCTGCCGCTGCTGCGCCGCTCGGACGACCCTGTGATCGTCAACGTCAGCAGCGGCATGGGCTCCCTCGCCCTCACCCACGACCCCGGCCGGCCCGAGTCGCGCGTGATCGCGCCGCTGTACACCTCCTCGAAGGCGGCGCTGACGATGTTGACCACGCAGTACGCCAAGGGGCTCAAGGGTGTCCGCGTCAACGCCGCTGACCCCGGCTACACCGCGACCGACCTCAACGGTCACAGCGGCCCCCAAACCGTCACCGAGGGTACGGACGCGATCGTCGCCCTTGCCACCGAGGAGCCCGGCGCCGGCACCGGACGCTTCGTCTCCCGACATGGCGAGATCGCCTGGTCCTGA
- a CDS encoding alkene reductase: protein MTVNISEASPVPSLFSPVSLGKIELANRIVMAPLTRVRAGSSGIPGDLLVEYYQQRASVGMIITEGTYPDHASQGYVGEPGIATDEQAAGWQRVFEAVHAEGGRIVLQIMHAGRGTHPDINGGRRILAPSAIAIDNKTFTEKGEQPYPVPEAMTTAEIRAALEDFVTAARRAIKAGADGVEIHGANGYLLQEFLSPAANQRTDEYGGSPQNRARFVVEVVTAVAQAVGAERVGLRISPEVALGDVFETDRDDVLATYGTLLDQLRPLGLAYLSVLHAEPGGDLVLELRRRFDGKLIVNSGPFGGQTTREQALQHIEADHADAVVVGRALIANPDLVERWQGGHPENEPRPELFYGPGAEGYTDYPFLETA from the coding sequence ATGACTGTCAACATTTCAGAGGCTTCGCCCGTCCCATCGCTTTTCTCCCCCGTCTCCCTCGGGAAGATCGAGCTCGCCAACCGCATCGTCATGGCACCGCTGACGCGGGTCCGGGCCGGTTCCTCCGGCATTCCCGGGGACCTGCTGGTCGAGTACTACCAGCAGCGGGCGAGCGTCGGAATGATCATCACCGAGGGCACCTACCCCGACCACGCGTCGCAGGGGTATGTCGGTGAGCCGGGCATCGCCACCGACGAGCAGGCGGCCGGCTGGCAGCGGGTGTTCGAGGCGGTGCACGCCGAGGGCGGCCGCATCGTCCTGCAGATCATGCACGCCGGCCGCGGCACCCACCCCGACATCAACGGCGGCCGCCGGATCCTCGCCCCCAGCGCGATCGCCATCGACAACAAGACGTTCACCGAGAAGGGCGAGCAGCCCTACCCCGTACCGGAAGCGATGACCACCGCAGAGATCCGGGCAGCCCTGGAGGACTTCGTCACCGCGGCCCGCCGGGCCATCAAGGCGGGAGCGGACGGCGTGGAAATCCACGGCGCCAACGGCTACCTGCTCCAGGAGTTCCTCTCCCCGGCGGCCAACCAGCGCACCGACGAGTACGGCGGCTCGCCGCAGAACCGCGCCCGCTTCGTCGTCGAGGTCGTCACGGCAGTCGCCCAGGCCGTCGGTGCCGAGCGGGTCGGGCTGCGGATCTCGCCCGAGGTCGCCCTCGGGGACGTCTTCGAGACCGACCGGGACGACGTCCTGGCCACCTACGGCACCCTGCTCGACCAACTGCGCCCGCTGGGCCTGGCCTACCTCTCCGTACTGCACGCCGAGCCGGGCGGCGACCTTGTACTGGAGCTGCGGCGGCGCTTCGACGGCAAGTTGATCGTCAACAGCGGCCCCTTCGGCGGACAGACCACCCGCGAGCAGGCGCTCCAGCACATCGAGGCCGACCACGCCGACGCCGTGGTCGTGGGCCGGGCCCTCATCGCCAACCCCGACCTGGTCGAGCGCTGGCAGGGCGGCCACCCTGAGAACGAGCCGCGGCCGGAACTGTTCTACGGGCCGGGCGCCGAGGGCTACACCGACTACCCCTTCCTCGAAACGGCCTGA
- a CDS encoding helix-turn-helix transcriptional regulator yields the protein MEIMSTTPGTGLGAMIRTWRDRLPPSAAGLPAARGRRAAGLRREELADLAGVSVDYVVRLEQGRATTPSASVVASLARALQLSTAERDHLYRLAQLVPPVGGAISDHLPPGVQRVLARLGDVAVAVFAADWQLVWWNHGWAALLGDPSASPPRLRNFARDRFPVNAGPARLALWPVTEADRDATDAAVVSDLRRATGRFPQDNRLAVLIRDLNAGNRRFAELWATGVVAAHREDHKTIDHPSVGPVTVDCDVLADGDSELKIVIMTAVPGSADETKLQLTAIADPPATTHI from the coding sequence ATGGAGATCATGTCGACGACACCCGGAACCGGACTGGGCGCGATGATCCGCACGTGGCGGGACCGGCTGCCCCCGTCGGCCGCCGGGCTGCCGGCGGCCCGCGGGCGCCGGGCGGCCGGGCTGCGGCGCGAAGAACTGGCTGACCTGGCCGGGGTGTCGGTCGACTACGTCGTGCGCCTGGAGCAGGGGCGGGCCACGACACCCTCTGCCTCGGTGGTGGCGTCTCTGGCGCGCGCCCTGCAGCTGTCCACCGCCGAGCGGGACCACCTGTACCGGCTGGCCCAGCTCGTACCGCCGGTGGGCGGCGCGATCTCTGACCATCTTCCGCCCGGCGTGCAGCGGGTGCTCGCCCGCCTCGGGGACGTGGCGGTTGCCGTGTTCGCGGCGGACTGGCAACTGGTGTGGTGGAACCATGGGTGGGCCGCCCTGCTGGGCGACCCCTCCGCCTCGCCGCCGCGCCTGCGCAACTTCGCCCGCGACAGGTTCCCGGTGAACGCCGGCCCCGCCCGCCTCGCGTTGTGGCCGGTGACCGAGGCGGACCGCGACGCCACCGACGCCGCCGTCGTTTCCGACCTGCGCCGCGCCACCGGCCGCTTCCCCCAGGACAATCGCTTGGCCGTGCTGATCCGCGACCTGAACGCGGGCAATAGGAGGTTCGCCGAGCTATGGGCGACCGGAGTGGTGGCCGCACACCGCGAGGACCACAAGACGATCGACCACCCGTCGGTGGGCCCGGTCACGGTGGACTGCGACGTCTTGGCCGACGGCGACTCCGAGCTCAAGATCGTCATCATGACCGCTGTGCCCGGCAGCGCGGACGAGACCAAGCTCCAGCTCACCGCCATCGCCGACCCACCGGCCACCACCCACATCTGA
- a CDS encoding IS630 family transposase produces MLGLWRVWVGRRFEVVLTDDERETLLRWSRRPSSAQALAMRCRIVLACADGLSNTAVGTDLGIHPTTVATWRKRFAANRLEGPADEKRPGPARTVTDEHVEDVIVRPLETTPKGATHWSTREMAKQSGLSQSTVSRIWRTFGLKPHQVDTFKLSKDPQFIDKVRDVVGLYLDPPERAIVLCVDEKSQIQALDRSAPVLPMMPGMPERRTHDYLRGGVTTLFAALNTATGEVIGSLHRRHRATEFKKFLAKLDKEVPAELDVHLVCDNYATHKTPAIQKWLLAHPRFHMHFTPTSSSRLNQVKRWFGLLTDKQIRRGVHKNVQALEKDIRNWIAHWNEDPKPFTWTKSADEIFERLAGYLNRLPNPKP; encoded by the coding sequence ATGCTGGGCCTATGGCGCGTATGGGTCGGCCGACGGTTCGAAGTGGTTCTGACAGATGACGAGCGTGAGACGCTGCTGCGCTGGTCGCGGCGGCCGTCGTCCGCGCAGGCCCTGGCGATGCGCTGCCGGATCGTCCTCGCGTGTGCTGACGGGTTGTCGAACACTGCGGTGGGCACGGACCTCGGCATCCATCCGACCACGGTGGCCACGTGGCGCAAGCGGTTCGCGGCCAACCGGCTGGAGGGCCCGGCCGACGAGAAGCGGCCAGGCCCTGCCCGCACGGTGACCGACGAGCACGTCGAGGACGTGATCGTGCGGCCCCTGGAGACGACACCGAAAGGCGCCACGCACTGGTCCACCCGCGAGATGGCGAAGCAGAGCGGGCTGAGCCAGTCGACGGTCTCGCGGATCTGGCGCACCTTCGGCCTCAAGCCGCACCAGGTCGACACCTTCAAGCTGAGCAAGGACCCGCAGTTCATCGACAAGGTCCGCGACGTGGTCGGCCTGTACCTCGACCCGCCCGAGCGCGCCATCGTGCTCTGCGTCGACGAAAAGTCCCAGATCCAGGCGCTGGACCGCTCAGCCCCGGTACTGCCGATGATGCCCGGCATGCCCGAACGGCGCACCCACGACTACCTGCGCGGCGGCGTCACCACGCTGTTCGCGGCGCTCAACACCGCCACCGGCGAGGTCATCGGCTCCCTGCACCGCCGCCACCGCGCCACCGAATTCAAGAAGTTCCTCGCCAAGCTCGATAAGGAAGTCCCCGCCGAGCTCGACGTCCACCTGGTCTGCGACAACTACGCCACCCACAAGACCCCCGCCATCCAGAAGTGGCTGCTCGCGCACCCGCGCTTCCACATGCACTTCACACCCACCAGCTCCTCAAGGCTCAACCAAGTCAAGCGCTGGTTCGGCCTGCTGACGGACAAGCAGATACGGCGCGGCGTCCACAAGAACGTCCAGGCACTGGAGAAGGACATCCGCAACTGGATCGCCCACTGGAATGAAGACCCCAAGCCGTTCACCTGGACCAAGTCCGCCGACGAGATCTTCGAACGCCTCGCCGGCTACCTCAACCGCCTGCCGAACCCCAAGCCTTAG
- a CDS encoding alpha/beta hydrolase: MSTITTDDGTVIFYKDWGPREGRPVVFHHGWPLSADDWDNQMLFFLSHGYRVIAHDRRGHGRSSQTATGHDMDTYVADVIALTDALDLQGACHIGHSTGGGEVARYVARATPGRVAKAVLVSAVPPVMVKSERNPEGTPVEVFDGFRTALAANRAQFYLDVPSGPFYGFNRPGAEISQGLIDNWWRQGMMGGANAHYECIKAFSETDFTEDLKQIEVPVLVCHGTGDQVVPYEDSAPLTVKLLKNGTLKSYQDYPHGMLQVHPDVLNPDILAFLQS, translated from the coding sequence ATGAGCACGATCACCACCGACGACGGCACGGTCATTTTCTACAAGGACTGGGGTCCGCGCGAGGGCCGGCCGGTGGTCTTCCACCACGGCTGGCCGCTGAGCGCCGACGACTGGGACAACCAGATGCTGTTCTTCCTGTCGCACGGCTACCGGGTGATCGCTCACGACCGGCGCGGGCACGGCCGTTCCAGCCAGACCGCGACCGGACACGACATGGACACCTACGTCGCCGACGTCATCGCGTTGACCGATGCCCTCGATCTCCAGGGTGCCTGCCATATCGGACACTCGACCGGCGGCGGCGAGGTCGCACGGTACGTCGCACGCGCCACGCCGGGACGCGTGGCCAAGGCCGTCCTGGTCAGTGCCGTGCCACCGGTCATGGTCAAGTCCGAGCGGAACCCGGAAGGCACGCCCGTCGAGGTCTTCGACGGGTTCCGCACGGCGCTCGCCGCCAATCGCGCGCAGTTCTACCTCGACGTTCCCTCAGGGCCGTTCTACGGCTTCAACCGGCCCGGCGCGGAGATCTCCCAGGGCCTGATCGACAACTGGTGGCGGCAGGGCATGATGGGCGGCGCCAACGCGCACTATGAGTGCATCAAGGCATTCTCGGAGACGGACTTCACCGAGGACCTCAAGCAGATCGAGGTTCCTGTTCTGGTGTGCCACGGGACGGGCGATCAGGTCGTTCCCTACGAGGACTCGGCACCGCTCACGGTGAAGCTCCTGAAGAACGGAACCCTCAAGAGCTACCAGGACTACCCGCACGGGATGCTGCAGGTCCACCCGGACGTCCTCAACCCCGACATCCTCGCCTTCCTGCAGTCCTGA
- a CDS encoding LysR family transcriptional regulator: protein MADFTLTGLRVIQAVVDTGSFTAAADALGYTQSAVSRQVAAMEAAAGAPLFVRGARGVAPSPAGTMLARRAATALNEIDAVSTDLAGLQDHLTGRVVIAAFPSAAAVLVPRALARLRKDHPGLIVEFGEASSPTQLRQLRAHRIDVAVIGVGPDLPAYDFEGLPRDLLLDGSLLLAVPANHRFAGRGTIRVTELRDEAWIVGKGLRDDPQFGAWPTLDHPQIAYAAREWPTRLGLVAAGLGIAVLPELAAAAVPTGVRTVHVDDPAWLGRATVAVTVRNRSPEVTATVKALRHEAAQLRAVP from the coding sequence ATGGCCGACTTCACCCTCACCGGTCTGCGCGTCATTCAGGCCGTAGTCGACACCGGATCGTTTACCGCCGCCGCCGACGCGCTCGGATACACGCAGTCAGCGGTGTCCCGTCAGGTGGCGGCGATGGAAGCCGCCGCGGGCGCACCGCTGTTCGTCCGGGGCGCCCGTGGGGTTGCTCCCTCCCCGGCGGGCACGATGCTCGCCCGCCGAGCTGCGACGGCCCTCAACGAGATCGATGCCGTCAGCACAGACCTCGCCGGGCTGCAGGACCACCTCACCGGACGAGTCGTCATCGCCGCGTTCCCCTCGGCCGCCGCTGTGCTCGTCCCCAGAGCATTGGCCCGCCTCCGAAAAGACCACCCGGGTCTGATCGTCGAGTTCGGCGAGGCATCCTCGCCCACGCAGCTTCGCCAACTCCGCGCTCACCGCATCGACGTCGCAGTGATCGGTGTGGGGCCGGACCTGCCCGCCTACGATTTCGAGGGACTGCCCCGCGACCTGCTTCTGGACGGCAGCCTCCTGCTCGCCGTGCCCGCGAACCACCGGTTCGCCGGCCGCGGAACCATCCGGGTGACCGAGCTGAGGGACGAAGCCTGGATCGTCGGCAAGGGCCTCCGCGACGATCCCCAGTTCGGCGCCTGGCCAACCCTCGACCACCCGCAGATCGCCTACGCCGCCCGCGAATGGCCCACTCGCCTGGGTCTTGTCGCCGCCGGTCTCGGCATTGCCGTACTGCCCGAACTGGCCGCCGCAGCGGTCCCCACCGGCGTCCGCACCGTCCACGTCGACGACCCCGCCTGGCTCGGCCGAGCCACTGTCGCCGTCACGGTCCGCAACCGCTCTCCCGAGGTGACGGCCACCGTGAAGGCGCTCCGCCACGAGGCCGCACAGCTTCGTGCGGTGCCATAA
- a CDS encoding helix-turn-helix transcriptional regulator, with the protein MDEYPEPVHEPAAGALDPRAELSEFLRTRRARLKPEDVGLRDFGRYRRVPGLRREELAQLADVSVAYYTRLEQGNGQNVSAEVLDAIARALRLSDAEHAHLTHLAKPKQHKKKPAGRAQQVRGPLRTLLDTMDSVPAVLVGRRSDILVWNRMAAAVFGDWAELPTQEQNWARLVFLRPEYRDLFVDWEHKASDVVAQLRMDAGSHPDDPRLSALVGELSVKSEEFRRLWATHDVKEKCHGVQRLHHPLVGELDLRLESFHQADDHEQTLATYHAEPGSPSAEALRLLASWGTDATRAGAGMLPTHTA; encoded by the coding sequence ATGGACGAATACCCTGAACCGGTGCACGAGCCCGCCGCCGGCGCTCTGGACCCGCGTGCCGAGCTCAGTGAGTTCCTGCGCACCCGGCGGGCCCGGCTGAAGCCGGAGGACGTGGGGCTGCGGGACTTCGGACGGTACCGGCGGGTGCCGGGGCTGCGTCGCGAGGAGCTGGCCCAGCTGGCGGACGTCTCGGTGGCGTACTACACGCGCCTGGAACAGGGTAACGGGCAGAACGTGTCGGCGGAGGTCCTCGACGCCATCGCCCGCGCGCTCAGGCTGAGCGACGCCGAGCACGCCCACCTCACGCACCTGGCGAAGCCGAAGCAGCACAAGAAGAAGCCGGCCGGCCGCGCCCAGCAGGTGCGGGGCCCCCTGCGGACGCTGCTGGACACCATGGACAGCGTCCCGGCGGTCCTCGTGGGGCGGCGCTCGGACATACTCGTCTGGAACCGGATGGCCGCGGCGGTCTTCGGCGACTGGGCCGAGCTGCCCACGCAGGAGCAGAACTGGGCGCGGCTGGTCTTCCTGCGGCCCGAGTACCGCGACCTGTTCGTGGACTGGGAGCACAAAGCCAGCGACGTCGTCGCTCAGCTGCGCATGGACGCCGGCTCCCATCCGGACGACCCCCGGCTGTCCGCGCTGGTGGGCGAACTCTCCGTGAAGAGCGAGGAATTCAGGCGACTGTGGGCTACCCACGACGTCAAGGAGAAATGCCACGGCGTCCAGCGCCTGCACCACCCGCTCGTCGGCGAACTCGACCTCCGCCTCGAGTCGTTCCACCAGGCCGACGACCACGAACAGACGCTGGCGACGTACCACGCCGAACCGGGCTCTCCGTCCGCGGAGGCTCTGCGACTGCTGGCCAGCTGGGGCACCGACGCGACAAGGGCGGGAGCCGGGATGCTGCCGACACACACGGCTTGA